One genomic region from Bactrocera tryoni isolate S06 chromosome 3, CSIRO_BtryS06_freeze2, whole genome shotgun sequence encodes:
- the LOC120772141 gene encoding uncharacterized protein LOC120772141, whose product MESPRTESTMSAKSEPATPIKITTKPECEHVTPLEVTTTTPELKNNGGVMNRNTLESDRDDGFSDIDERPLNKSENTKNCAKYLLTTIIPTCLADCKKAYEENGNALTKTERRKLTGAIIKYFRVNKILLKTEVATDLAKQIKRHFPTEKKRDWYKHKNSTSRGRLHRRYYNYLRRKQFKIFNLPIPQRQWWQEEKALDPNEFAKCDIADECPKSDDQCMDDKKSLDSQGFIKCDGGPDCPFPDAHGEKYKEALDPECDDEHDDAKLDGQGEEDKESLEYGGYFQFADGRNCPKKEDRLERFDNGMQRVELWLQDVVKCGNAMDAIDIWKDKWMYRREQLEQLQAGDTQQLEAFLTEWAAYKGDNGRKLLSYDFEQMYPGKIEYYNKQLSHFNAFIFSYMAVHLKDGKFLKFFEQYRSKMVTFNKDQNFTYLHMMHDIMHPQSCYSTTENSRPYSTAESERASMRIVQNESEADSYNEWHPCIFVLLGKTQGSNRFIVAWRDVRYHLPLGEALLAAIQLYLLFKLDYPPPCASFWQFVRSYFLHIVLPQDISYVRLESLKIYIELLNPIPLPPLPPPPPPLLSLPYFLRKKFD is encoded by the exons ATGGAGTCTCCACGAACGGAATCAACGATGTCCGCAAAAAGCGAGCCTGCAAcaccaataaaaattacaacaaaaccaGAATGTGAGCATGTAACACCATTAgaagtgacaacaacaacaccggaGTTGAAAAACAATGGCGGCGTCATGAACCGTAACACACTGGAATCGGATCGCGATGACGGCTTTTCAGATATCGATGAGCGCCCTTTGAATAAGtctgaaaataccaaaaattgtgccaaatat CTTTTGACCACTATAATACCCACTTGTCTGGCTGATTGTAAAAAAGCGTATGAAGAGAATGGCAATGCTCTGACGAAAACTGAGCGTCGAAAGCTTACTGGTGCCATAATTAAGTACTTTCGAGTTAATAAGATACTCTTGAAAACGGAAGTAGCTACTGATCTGGCCAAACAGATAAAGCGGCATTTTCCTACAGAAAAAAAG CGCGACTGGTATAAGCATAAGAACAGCACAAGTCGTGGCCGCTTACATAGAAGGTACTACAATTACCTTCGTcgtaaacaatttaaaatatttaatttaccgATACCACAACGCCAGTGGTGGCAGGAGGAAAAAGCGTTAGATCCAAACGAGTTTGCAAAATGCGACATTGCAGACGAATGTCCAAAATCAGACGACCAATGTATGGACGACAAAAAATCGTTAGATTCACAAGGGTTTATAAAATGTGATGGAGGACCCGATTGTCCGTTTCCAGACGCCCACGGTGAGAAGTACAAAGAGGCATTAGATCCAGAATGCGATGATGAACACGATGATGCAAAACTAGACGGCCAAGGTGAGGAGGACAAAGAATCATTGGAGTACGGAGGGTACTTTCAATTTGCCGATGGTCGAAATTGTCCAAAAAAAGAAGATCGCTTAGAACGCTTTGATaatg GCATGCAGCGCGTAGAGCTTTGGCTGCAAGACGTCGTCAAATGTGGAAATGCCATGGATGCGATCGACATATGGAAGGACAAATGGATGTATCGGAGAGAACAGCTCGAACAGCTACAAGCAGGCGACACGCAGCAACTCGAAGCATTCCTCACCGAATGGGCAGCCTACAAGGGCGACAATGGCCGAAAATTG TTGAGCTACGACTTCGAACAAATGTACCCCGGCAAAATAGAATACTATAACAAGCAATTGTCTCATTTCAATGCGTTTATCTTCTCATATATGGCGGTACATTTAAAAGATGGAAAATTTCTGAAGTTCTTTGAACAGTACAGAAGTAAAATGGTAACCTTTAATAAGGATCAAAATTTCACGTACCTTCACATGATGCACGATATCATGCATCCGCAAAGCTGTTACAGCACGACCGAGAACTCGCGACCTTACAGCACCGCCGAATCAGAGCGTGCATCCATGCGTATTGTGCAGAACGAAAGTGAGGCGGACAGCTACAACGAGTGGCATCCATGCATATTTGTCTTGTTGGGAAAAACGCAGGGAAGCAATCGGTTCATTGTGGCTTGGCGCGATGTGCGTTACCACTTGCCGCTCGGTGAAGCCTTACTCGCCGCCATACAGCTGTACTTACTCTTCAAGCTGGACTATCCACCGCCGTGTGCGAGTTTCTGGCAATTCGTACGTTCGTACTTTTTACATATCGTATTGCCGCAGGATATATCTTACGTTAGGTTAGAGAGTCTAAAGATCTACATAGAATTATTAAATCCAATTCCTTTACCACCTCTgccgccaccgccgccaccGCTGCTTTCTTTGCCGTActtcttaagaaaaaaatttgattaa
- the LOC120772142 gene encoding MICOS complex subunit Mic10-like, with protein sequence MSQNKRNTTDSSNATNSQTAATLKSHVSFDTYPEEKLDKLMGKCWTDCLIKGGAGFGIGFLVTLLFIRRMWPPILGSSFGLGVSYKECERNLQSQTKCEAADKVNENKLA encoded by the coding sequence aTGTCTCAAAATAAACGCAACACCACAGACTCGAGCAACGCTACGAATTCGCAAACGGCCGCCACTTTAAAGTCGCATGTTTCGTTTGATACTTACCCCGAGGAGAAGCTCGACAAGCTCATGGGTAAGTGCTGGACGGACTGTCTAATTAAAGGTGGCGCCGGCTTCGGCATCGGATTTCTCGTTACACTTTTGTTTATACGACGCATGTGGCCACCGATTTTGGGCAGCAGCTTCGGCTTGGGCGTGTCATACAAGGAATGCGAGCGAAATCTTCAATCGCAAACAAAGTGCGAGGCTGCTgataaagtaaatgaaaataaactagcttag